One Tetrapisispora phaffii CBS 4417 chromosome 2, complete genome genomic region harbors:
- the ROT2 gene encoding glucan 1,3-alpha-glucosidase ROT2 (similar to Saccharomyces cerevisiae ROT2 (YBR229C); ancestral locus Anc_6.126) produces the protein MHIHLLPLWFFIIQIIPVLGFTDYLLKTCAQSGFCNRHRFYEANIKESKNRYYSVDKSSIEYYKEENTHKYVFKASIIKTIPRPDVNDIKVELPFTLSFFEDLTSLRFTIDEIRTNRLTELLPDFLNTYRYNETWKWAFDSEFNLYNSELTYKESNWLSNDIITIFNEDESLKVELYTNSFLLKVYYDNKLSIVINEEQLLNIEHLRSKEENFQQLLPEESSFNMFGDNFEYSKADSLRFGPESVGLDFSFIGYKNVFGIPEHADSLRLKDTSKTEPYRLFNVDVFEYNVDSKMPTYGTIPLMIAANPTSSIGVFWVNAADTWVDINYKEDKISSHWISENGIVDVVLLFSKSVAGITEQFTTLTGKPQLPLLSAIGYHQCRWNYNDEADVLNVDSEMDKAHIPYDFIWLDIEYADSRQYFTWKPNSFATPKKMLKKLENLGRQLVVLLDPHLKVDYFASDKCIENGVAINDKNNKPYIGHCWPGKAIWIDALNPLGKKIWDGLVTVFVDKVKNLHMWNDMNEPSIFDGPETTAPKDLIHFGGWEHRSVHNIYGLSVHESTYESLKSLKSDRDQRPFLLTRAYYAGSQRSAAVWTGDNVANWDYLRISIPMVLTNNIVGFPFIGADVAGFSGNPEPELLVRWYQAGIWYPFFRAHAHIDSKRREPYLFDEPIKSIVRDLIVLRYALLPTLYTSFYNSYISGSPIMKPMFYEKPEFEEFYDVDDQFYIGDSGLLTKPVVAPEQTTVDMKFAPGIYYDYFTLDHFVIKGNSVIEKTIETPLEKSAVFIEGGHILTRKDRYRRSSQLTKYDAYTLLISPNLNGFANGILYVDDGISFEYQNGQYVVSNFTFQDNKITNKVIHSPDELAYDGNMSISKIIIPIGSGKVKYSNVATVKMNSNKIVVNVSISDDKKSIIINNPSLSIDTDWELIL, from the coding sequence atgCATATACATTTGCTACCATTGTGGTTCTTTATTATACAGATTATTCCTGTTTTAGGATTTACAGATTATTTACTGAAAACATGTGCACAATCAGGATTTTGCAATAGACATCGTTTTTATGAAGCTAATATTAAAGAGAGTAAGAACAGGTACTATTCAGTCgataaatcttcaattgaatactacaaagaagaaaacacACATAAATATGTATTCAAAgcatcaataataaaaactaTTCCCAGACCTGATGTTAACGATATTAAAGTCGAACTGCCGTTTACGTTGTCGttttttgaagatttaaCAAGTTTAAGGTTTACTATTGACGAAATAAGAACTAATAGGCTAACCGAATTATTACCAGATTTTTTGAACACATATAGATATAATGAAACTTGGAAATGGGCATTTGATAGtgaattcaatttatataattcagAATTAACTTATAAGGAATCGAATTGGTTATcaaatgatataattaCGATATTTAACGAAGATGAATCATTAAAAGTGGAGTTATATacaaattcttttttattaaaggTTTATTATGATAATAAGTTATCAATTGTCATTAATGAGGAACAGTTGCTTAATATAGAACATTTAAGATCAAAGGAGGAAAATTTCCAACAACTGTTGCCTGAAGAATCGTCATTCAATATGTTTGGTGATAACTTTGAGTACTCTAAAGCAGATAGCTTGAGGTTTGGTCCTGAATCAGTCGGTTTAGATTTTTCGTTTATTGGCTacaaaaatgtttttgGAATTCCTGAACATGCTGATAGTTTAAGGTTAAAAGATACCAGTAAAACTGAACCATATCGTTTATTTAATGTCGATGTCTTTGAATACAATGTAGATTCAAAAATGCCTACGTATGGTACTATACCATTAATGATTGCTGCAAATCCAACATCATCCATTGGTGTTTTTTGGGTAAATGCTGCCGATACTTGGGTTGAcataaattataaagaagataaaataaGTTCCCACTGGATATCAGAAAATGGTATTGTCGAtgttgtattattattttcgaAATCTGTAGCTGGTATTACTGAGCAATTTACAACATTGACTGGAAAACCCCAACTACCCTTACTATCAGCTATCGGTTATCATCAATGTAGATGGAATTATAATGATGAAGCAGATGTTCTTAATGTTGACTCAGAGATGGACAAAGCACATATACCTTATGACTTTATTTGGTTAGATATAGAATATGCTGACAGTAGACAATATTTTACATGGAAACCAAATTCATTTGCAACTCCTAAAAAgatgttaaaaaaattggagAACTTAGGGAGGCAGTTGGTTGTATTGCTCGATCCTCATTTAAAAGTTGACTATTTTGCTAGTGATAAATGTATTGAAAACGGTGTTGCCATTAATGacaaaaacaacaaacCTTATATTGGTCATTGTTGGCCTGGGAAAGCAATTTGGATTGATGCTCTTAATCCACTGGGGAAAAAGATTTGGGATGGTCTAGTGACAGTTTTTGTTGATAAGGTAAAAAATTTACACATGTGGAATGATATGAATGAGccatcaatttttgatggTCCTGAAACTACTGCTCCAAAGGATTTAATTCACTTTGGCGGATGGGAACATCGTTCAGttcataatatatatggaTTAAGTGTTCACGAGTCAACTTATGAGTCATTAAAATCTCTTAAATCAGATAGAGACCAGAGACCATTTTTGCTAACTAGAGCTTATTATGCTGGTTCTCAAAGATCTGCTGCTGTTTGGACAGGTGACAATGTTGCTAATTGGGATTATTTAAGAATATCAATCCCAATGGTTCTGACTAATAATATAGTCGGCTTCCCGTTTATTGGTGCAGATGTTGCTGGGTTTTCTGGAAATCCTGAGCCTGAACTGCTTGTACGTTGGTATCAAGCTGGTATCTGGTATCCATTTTTCAGAGCTCATGCTCATATAGATTCAAAAAGACGTGAGccttatttatttgatgaacCAATTAAATCTATTGTTCGTGATCTTATAGTTTTAAGGTATGCTTTATTACCTACATTGTATACGTCCTTTTACAATTCATACATTTCTGGTAGTCCAATAATGAAGCCTATGTTTTATGAGAAGCcagaatttgaagaattttatGATGTGGATGATCAATTTTACATTGGGGATTCTGGTTTGCTTACGAAGCCAGTAGTAGCACCTGAACAGACAACAGTAGATATGAAGTTCGCTCCAGGAATATATTATGATTATTTCACATTAGATCACTTTGTTATTAAAGGTAACTCTGTAATAGAGAAAACAATCGAAACTCCACTTGAAAAAAGTGCTGTTTTTATCGAAGGTGGTCATATATTGACAAGAAAAGACAGATATAGAAGATCATCTCAATTAACGAAATATGATGCATACACGCTATTAATTTCTCCAAACTTGAATGGATTTGCCAATGGAATTTTGTATGTGGATGATGGTatatcatttgaatatcAGAATGGACAGTACGTTGTGTCCAATTTTACTTTCcaagataataaaataacaaataaagtTATTCATTCACCAGATGAACTAGCTTATGATGGTAACATGTCAATTTCGAAAATTATAATACCAATTGGTTCTGGAAAGGTGAAATATAGTAACGTTGCAACAGTTAAAATGAATTCCAATAAAATTGTGGTTAATGTCAGCATATCTGATGATAAAAAATCtataataatcaataacCCTTCATTGTCAATTGATACAGATTGGGAATTGATTTTATGA
- the RPS2 gene encoding 40S ribosomal protein uS5 (similar to Saccharomyces cerevisiae RPS2 (YGL123W); ancestral locus Anc_6.129) yields the protein MSAAPEGQQRRGGFGGRNKGRQQRRGGRNVEEKGWVPVTKLGRLVKAGKVTSMEEIFLHSLPVKEFQIIDTLLPNLQDEVMNIKPVQKQTRAGQRTRFKAVVVVGDSNGHVGLGIKTAKEVAGAIRAGIIIAKLSVIPIRRGYWGSNLGQPHSLANKTSGKCGSVTVRLIPAPRGSGIVASPAVKKLMQLAGVEDVYTQSTGSTRTLENTLKAAFVAIGNTYGFLTPDLWAEQPLPLSPLDVFADDAVASKKRY from the coding sequence atgtcaGCTGCTCCAGAAGGTCAACAAAGAAGAGGTGGTTTCGGTGGTAGAAACAAGGGTCGTCAACAAAGAAGAGGTGGCAGAAATGTCGAAGAAAAGGGTTGGGTCCCAGTTACCAAGTTAGGTAGATTAGTCAAGGCCGGTAAGGTTACCAGCATGGAAGAAATCTTCTTACACTCTTTACCAGTTAAGGAATTCCAAATCATTGACACTTTATTACCAAACTTACAAGATGAAGTTATGAACATCAAGCCAGTTCAAAAGCAAACCAGAGCCGGTCAAAGAACCAGATTTAAGGCTGTTGTTGTCGTTGGTGACTCTAACGGTCATGTTGGTTTAGGTATCAAGACTGCTAAGGAAGTCGCTGGTGCCATCAGAGCTGGTATCATCATTGCCAAGTTATCTGTTATTCCAATCAGAAGAGGTTACTGGGGTTCTAACTTAGGTCAACCACATTCTTTAGCTAACAAGACTTCTGGTAAGTGTGGTTCTGTCACCGTCAGATTAATCCCAGCTCCAAGAGGTTCTGGTATTGTCGCTTCTCCAGCTGTTAAGAAATTAATGCAATTAGCTGGTGTTGAAGATGTCTACACCCAATCTACTGGTTCTACCAGAACTCTAGAAAACACCTTAAAGGCTGCTTTCGTTGCTATTGGTAACACTTACGGTTTCTTGACCCCAGACTTATGGGCCGAACAACCATTACCATTATCTCCATTAGATGTCTTTGCTGATGATGCTGTCGCTTCTAAGAAGAGATACTAA